The Rhizobium rosettiformans genomic sequence TGACGCCGCCCGTCGCGCGAGATCTTCAGGATCGCGTTGATCAGTCCATCCATCTTCTTCGTCGATGAACGGATGAAGCCGATGGCTTCGGGAAGATCTTCTGACGCTGCCAGTCTGGCCTCGCGGATCTCCTCTTCGGACACCGGCTTGCCATCGTTCAGGACATAGGCCTGCAAGGATTTCAGAGAGGCATCGAGCTCGGCTGTAAAGCCCATGATGTTCACGAGCGGTGCTCTGAGATCATGCGTGACGATATAGGCGAAGCGCTGGATCTCCTGGTTTGCCTGCATCAAGTCCTCGGTGCGTTCCGCAACGCGGGCCTCGAGGCCCTGGTTCAAGACCTCCACCTCGCGCCTGGAGGCCGCGAGCGCGCGCACATGCTGGGCGACGACCAGGATCGCACCTCCCATCACGGCAATGATGGCGATGCCGCCGGCGACCGTGATCCATTGAAGCTGCTCGGTCGCACTGATCTGGGCCTCGGTCCCTCGCTCGACATTGGCGTCCGAAAGCTCCTTGAACTGATCGAGCATCGAGCGGATGTCGTCCATAAGCTCACGGCCGACATCGCTCTGGATCAACTCGACGGCCTGTGCCTGCTCGCCGCTGCGCACGAGATTGATAGCCTGCCCCATCTCGGCGAGCTTCCCGCGGACCCGCTCACGTAACCGGTCCATCTGGGCTGCCTTGATCGGGCGATCGGCAACCGCTGCTGCGAGCCTGTCGACCTCTTCGCGGATTTCGCCGACGGCGGACTCGTAGGGCTGGAGAAACAGTTCGTTGCGCGTGATGACGAAGCCGCGCTGGCCCGTCTCGGCATCGGTCAGCTTCTGCATGAGGTCGGCCGACATTCGCCGGATGTTGCGTTCCTGCAGGATATATTCAAAGGTCGTCTGGGTACGCTCGACGAGACCGAAGGTCGCGACGATAATGCCGACGAGGATTGCAGTGCCGATCAGGAGAAAGAGCAGCGTGGACCGGACGAAGCCGGTTTGGGTGGCAGACATGTCACTCCTGAAGGAACAAAAAACGCGTTAGGTGGTTCCAACGCACGATCGATCGCTTTGTTCCATCAAAAAATCGAGGAGTTGCGATTTATTTGTCGGCGATCCTTGCCGTCAGGACACCTGAAAAGCGGTCACCACAGCTGCGACCGCGATCACCCAGAGCGCAATCCGACCAGACCGTGTATGCCGCGCTTCTGCCCGTCCGATGCGCTCGGCGGTATCGGCATCGAAACGCAGGCCTTCCTCGCTCATGCGCACGATCTCGCCATGAAGCTTCTCGGTCTTGGTGGCGATTTCCGGCAGCGCTTCGGCCAGCCGTAGTGCCGCCTTGGCGCCATCCTTGATATCAGTCGCAATGCGCTTGGGACCGAGATTGTCGCGGATCCAATGCGAGACGACCGGCTCTGCAGCCTTCCACATGTTGAAGCGCGGATTGAGAATGCGCGAGACGCCCTCGACGACGACCATCGTCTTTTGCAGCATCACCAGTTCCGGGCGCGTCTGCATGTCGAAGATTTCGGTGACTT encodes the following:
- a CDS encoding sensor histidine kinase, with the protein product MSATQTGFVRSTLLFLLIGTAILVGIIVATFGLVERTQTTFEYILQERNIRRMSADLMQKLTDAETGQRGFVITRNELFLQPYESAVGEIREEVDRLAAAVADRPIKAAQMDRLRERVRGKLAEMGQAINLVRSGEQAQAVELIQSDVGRELMDDIRSMLDQFKELSDANVERGTEAQISATEQLQWITVAGGIAIIAVMGGAILVVAQHVRALAASRREVEVLNQGLEARVAERTEDLMQANQEIQRFAYIVTHDLRAPLVNIMGFTAELDASLKSLQAYVLNDGKPVSEEEIREARLAASEDLPEAIGFIRSSTKKMDGLINAILKISRDGRRQLKPEIVELQPMLETITNSVYHQISESDGRIDLDIKATRLTTDRLSVEQILGNLFDNAIKYKHPQRPLTLAVRTAPEGRHMVRIEVEDNGRGIAEQDHERIFELFRRSGQQDKSGEGIGLAHVRSLARNLGGEITVRSRLGEGSTFVLRLPSDLSRLVRS